The Anabaena sp. WA102 genome contains a region encoding:
- the psaA gene encoding photosystem I core protein PsaA, with protein sequence MTISPPEREEKKARVIVDNDPVPTSFEKWAKPGHFDRSLTRGPKTTTWIWNLHALAHDFDTHTSDLEDISRKIFAAHFGHLAVVAIWLSGMLFHGAKFSNYEAWLADPLGIKPSAQTVWSIVGQDILNGDMGGGFRGIQITSGLFQVWRGWGITSSFQLYVTAIGGLVLAGLFLFAGWFHYHKRAPKLEWFQNVESMLNHHLSVLLGCGSLGWAGHLIHVSAPINKLLDAGVAAKDIPLPHELLFDTAKMAALYPGFASGLTPFFTLNWGAYADILTFKGGLNPVTGGLWMTDISHHHLAIAVLFIIAGHMYRTNWGIGHSIKDILEAHKGPFTGEGHKGLYENLTTSWHAQLATNLAFLGSLTIIIAHHMYAMPPYPYLATDYATQLCIFTHHIWIGGFLIVGGAAHAAIFMVRDYDPVVNQNNVLDRVIRHRDAIISHLNWVCIFLGFHSFGLYIHNDTMRALGRPQDMFSDSAIQLQPVFAQWVQNLHTLAPGNTAPNALQVVSHAFGGGIVAIGDKIAMMPITLGTADFMVHHIHAFTIHVTVLILLKGVLYARSSRLIPDKANLGFRFPCDGPGRGGTCQVSGWDHIFLGLFWMYNSLSIVIFHFSWKMQSDVWGTVDADGTVNHITGGNFAESAITINGWLRDFLWAQATQVINSYGTELSAYGLMFLGAHFVWAFSLMFLFSGRGYWQELIESIVWAHNKLKVAPTIQPRALSITQGRAVGVAHYLLGGIATTWAFFHAHILSVG encoded by the coding sequence ATGACGATTAGTCCTCCGGAGCGAGAGGAAAAAAAAGCAAGAGTGATCGTTGACAATGACCCGGTTCCTACCTCATTTGAAAAATGGGCAAAGCCAGGACATTTCGACAGATCCTTAACCAGAGGTCCAAAAACCACAACCTGGATTTGGAACCTCCATGCCCTCGCCCATGATTTTGATACACATACAAGTGATTTAGAAGACATTTCCCGCAAGATATTCGCCGCTCACTTCGGCCATTTGGCTGTAGTAGCAATCTGGTTGAGCGGAATGTTGTTCCACGGTGCTAAGTTCTCTAACTACGAAGCTTGGCTGGCTGACCCATTAGGCATTAAGCCCAGCGCCCAAACAGTTTGGTCTATTGTTGGTCAAGACATTTTAAACGGTGATATGGGCGGCGGTTTCCGCGGCATTCAAATCACCTCTGGCTTGTTCCAAGTATGGCGTGGCTGGGGTATCACTAGCTCCTTCCAGCTATATGTAACTGCAATTGGCGGCTTGGTATTAGCAGGCTTGTTCTTATTTGCTGGCTGGTTTCACTACCACAAACGCGCTCCTAAACTGGAATGGTTCCAGAATGTGGAGTCAATGCTGAATCATCACTTATCAGTGTTGCTAGGCTGTGGTTCTTTGGGATGGGCTGGTCACTTAATCCATGTGTCTGCACCCATCAACAAACTGTTAGATGCAGGTGTAGCAGCTAAGGACATCCCTCTGCCTCATGAGTTGCTGTTTGATACAGCAAAAATGGCAGCACTTTACCCTGGTTTCGCCAGTGGTTTAACACCTTTCTTCACCTTAAATTGGGGAGCTTACGCTGATATCCTCACATTTAAGGGTGGTTTAAACCCAGTTACAGGCGGCTTGTGGATGACTGATATTTCTCATCACCACCTAGCGATCGCTGTACTGTTCATCATTGCTGGTCATATGTACCGTACTAACTGGGGTATCGGTCATAGCATTAAAGATATTCTAGAAGCTCATAAAGGTCCTTTCACTGGCGAAGGTCACAAAGGTCTTTACGAAAACCTCACCACTTCTTGGCACGCTCAATTAGCTACTAACCTAGCTTTCTTGGGTTCCTTGACAATCATCATCGCTCACCATATGTACGCGATGCCTCCCTATCCTTACTTGGCAACTGATTACGCAACACAATTGTGTATCTTCACTCACCATATTTGGATAGGTGGTTTCTTGATTGTTGGTGGTGCTGCCCACGCAGCCATTTTCATGGTGCGCGATTACGATCCTGTTGTGAACCAAAACAACGTTTTAGATCGCGTGATTCGTCACCGTGACGCTATCATTTCTCACCTCAACTGGGTTTGTATTTTCTTAGGCTTCCACAGCTTTGGTTTGTACATCCATAATGACACCATGCGTGCCTTGGGTCGTCCCCAGGATATGTTCTCCGACAGTGCAATTCAATTGCAACCAGTATTTGCTCAATGGGTACAAAACCTGCACACATTAGCGCCTGGTAATACAGCACCTAACGCTCTTCAAGTAGTTAGTCATGCTTTTGGTGGTGGAATTGTTGCTATCGGCGATAAGATCGCTATGATGCCCATTACATTGGGTACAGCGGACTTCATGGTTCACCACATTCACGCATTCACCATTCACGTTACTGTTCTCATCTTGCTCAAAGGTGTATTGTACGCCCGTAGTTCTCGTCTGATTCCAGACAAGGCTAACTTAGGCTTCCGATTCCCTTGCGATGGTCCAGGTCGTGGCGGTACTTGCCAAGTTTCCGGTTGGGATCATATCTTCCTCGGACTCTTCTGGATGTATAACTCCTTATCAATTGTAATTTTCCACTTTAGTTGGAAGATGCAGTCTGATGTCTGGGGAACAGTAGATGCAGATGGTACAGTAAATCACATTACTGGCGGTAACTTCGCTGAAAGTGCTATCACCATCAACGGTTGGTTACGTGACTTCTTGTGGGCGCAAGCTACACAAGTAATCAACTCCTACGGAACTGAATTGTCCGCTTACGGACTCATGTTCTTAGGCGCTCACTTTGTTTGGGCGTTCAGCTTAATGTTCCTGTTCAGTGGTCGTGGCTACTGGCAAGAACTAATTGAGTCCATTGTTTGGGCGCACAATAAACTGAAAGTAGCCCCAACAATTCAGCCTCGCGCACTGAGCATCACTCAAGGTCGGGCTGTAGGTGTGGCTCACTACCTATTAGGAGGAATTGCTACCACTTGGGCATTCTTCCACGCACACATCCTTTCAGTAGGATAA
- the psaB gene encoding photosystem I core protein PsaB — MATKFPKFSQDLAQDPTTRRIWYAIATGNDFESHDGMTEENLYQKIFATHFGHLAIIFLWASSLLFHVAWQGNFEQWIKDPLHVRPIAHAIWDPHFGEAAIDAFTQAGASNPVNIAYSGVYHWWYTIGMRTNSELYTGSVGLLLLSALFLFAGWLHLQPKFRPSLSWFKSAEPRLNHHLAGLFGVSSLAWAGHLVHVAIPESRGIHVGWDNFLTVAPHPEGLTPFFTGNWGVYAQNPDTAGQLFGTSTGAGTAILTFLGGFHPQTESLWLTDMAHHHLAIAVLFIIAGHMYRTNFGIGHSIKEMLNSKSGLVPGSKSEGQFNLPHQGLYDTINNSLHFQLSLALASLGTICSLVAQHMYALPPYAFIAKDYTTQAALYTHHQYIAGFLMVGAFAHAAIFWVRDYDPEQNKGNVLDRMLQHKEAIISHLSWVSLFLGFHTLGLYVHNDVVVAFGTPEKQILIEPVFAQFIQAAQGKALYGLNVLLSNPDSIAYTAYPNAGNVWLSGWLDAINSGTNSLFLTIGPGDFLVHHAFALAIHTTTLVLVKGALDARGSKLMPDKKDFGYAFPCDGPGRGGTCDISAWDSFYLSMFWMLNTIGWVTFYWHWKHLGIWQGNVAQFNENSTYLMGWFRDYLWANSAQLINGYNPYGMNNLSVWAWMFLFGHLIWATGFMFLISWRGYWQELIETLVWAHERTPLANLVRWKDKPVALSIVQARVVGLAHFTVGYIVTYAAFLIASTAGKFG, encoded by the coding sequence ATGGCAACAAAATTTCCAAAATTTAGCCAGGATCTCGCACAGGACCCGACTACTCGTCGGATTTGGTATGCGATCGCTACAGGCAACGACTTTGAAAGCCACGATGGCATGACGGAAGAGAATCTTTACCAAAAGATTTTCGCTACGCACTTCGGTCACTTGGCAATCATCTTCCTGTGGGCATCCAGCCTCCTGTTCCACGTGGCCTGGCAAGGTAACTTTGAACAGTGGATTAAAGATCCCCTTCACGTCCGTCCAATTGCCCATGCAATTTGGGACCCTCACTTCGGTGAAGCTGCAATTGACGCTTTCACCCAAGCTGGTGCAAGCAACCCTGTAAACATTGCTTACTCTGGTGTTTATCACTGGTGGTACACCATCGGGATGCGGACAAACAGCGAACTATATACTGGTTCCGTTGGTTTGCTCTTGTTGTCCGCATTGTTCCTATTTGCTGGTTGGTTACATTTACAACCCAAGTTCCGTCCTAGCCTTTCTTGGTTCAAGAGTGCTGAACCCCGCCTAAACCACCACTTGGCTGGTTTGTTTGGTGTTAGTTCTCTGGCTTGGGCTGGTCACTTAGTTCACGTTGCTATTCCTGAATCCCGTGGTATTCACGTGGGTTGGGATAACTTCTTGACTGTAGCTCCCCATCCAGAAGGTTTAACTCCTTTCTTTACAGGTAACTGGGGCGTTTACGCTCAAAACCCTGACACCGCTGGTCAGTTATTTGGTACTTCCACAGGTGCAGGGACTGCGATTCTTACCTTCTTGGGCGGTTTCCACCCCCAAACAGAATCCTTGTGGTTGACTGACATGGCTCACCACCACTTGGCGATCGCAGTTTTGTTCATCATCGCTGGTCATATGTACCGGACTAACTTCGGAATTGGTCACAGCATCAAAGAAATGCTGAACTCCAAATCTGGTTTAGTTCCCGGTAGCAAGAGCGAAGGTCAGTTCAACCTGCCCCACCAAGGTCTTTACGACACCATCAACAACTCCCTGCACTTCCAGTTGTCATTAGCTTTGGCATCTTTGGGAACTATCTGTTCCTTGGTAGCGCAGCATATGTACGCTCTGCCTCCTTATGCTTTCATCGCTAAGGATTACACCACACAGGCAGCACTGTACACCCACCACCAGTACATCGCTGGTTTCTTGATGGTTGGTGCTTTTGCTCACGCAGCAATTTTCTGGGTACGTGATTACGACCCCGAACAAAACAAAGGTAACGTCCTTGACCGGATGTTACAACACAAAGAAGCGATCATCTCCCACCTTAGCTGGGTATCTCTCTTCTTGGGTTTCCACACCCTGGGTTTATATGTTCACAACGACGTAGTTGTTGCGTTCGGTACTCCTGAAAAACAAATTTTGATTGAGCCAGTATTTGCTCAATTCATCCAAGCTGCTCAAGGTAAAGCTTTGTATGGCTTGAATGTACTGTTGTCTAACCCCGACAGTATTGCTTACACCGCTTACCCCAATGCTGGTAACGTTTGGTTGTCTGGCTGGTTAGATGCCATCAACTCTGGAACAAATTCCTTGTTCTTGACCATTGGACCTGGCGATTTCTTGGTTCACCACGCTTTCGCTTTGGCTATCCACACCACCACCTTGGTACTCGTTAAGGGTGCTTTGGATGCTCGTGGTTCTAAACTGATGCCCGATAAAAAGGACTTCGGTTATGCGTTCCCCTGCGACGGTCCAGGCCGTGGCGGTACTTGCGATATCTCCGCATGGGACTCTTTCTACCTGTCTATGTTCTGGATGTTAAACACCATCGGTTGGGTAACATTCTACTGGCACTGGAAACACCTCGGTATTTGGCAAGGTAACGTTGCTCAGTTCAACGAAAACTCTACCTACCTCATGGGCTGGTTCCGTGACTACCTCTGGGCTAACTCTGCTCAGTTGATTAACGGTTACAACCCCTACGGCATGAATAACTTGTCTGTTTGGGCTTGGATGTTCCTCTTCGGACACCTCATCTGGGCTACTGGTTTCATGTTCCTCATCTCTTGGAGAGGTTACTGGCAAGAGTTAATTGAAACCTTGGTTTGGGCGCACGAACGTACTCCTTTAGCTAACTTGGTTCGCTGGAAGGACAAGCCCGTTGCTCTCTCCATTGTTCAAGCTCGTGTGGTTGGTTTAGCTCACTTCACTGTTGGCTACATCGTCACCTATGCAGCGTTCCTCATTGCCTCTACGGCTGGTAAGTTTGGTTGA
- a CDS encoding J domain-containing protein: MSLKIDSGLFTDDFIDHHAVLCVPIDAEFKEIRNRYLQIARILHPDSSLMRNESEKEMANQFLAKLVNPAYEKFSVERNRAEYLFILTQMGKRFAQEPGAIRLKTESGRQLLAAPNVSMAYKQAIAKIAPTQFSDLQQVHKIIAEVSELNLVYLMRVAGQSMNKSAPSQPQGSAPNLPPTPTSPPEEESIVEQYLRRAQVLLEKNQLSPAKVELQDALKLEPRNSHCHSLMAMVHLRENQLKMAKIHFDNALKLDPNEKIALEWKPKVDQALGITNSGSQVSSASKTEEKQPDKSGKGGLFGGLFGGKKK; encoded by the coding sequence ATGTCATTAAAAATAGATTCTGGATTATTTACGGATGATTTCATAGATCATCACGCAGTTTTATGTGTGCCGATTGATGCGGAATTTAAGGAAATCCGTAACCGTTATTTACAAATTGCTCGGATATTGCACCCAGATAGTTCTTTGATGAGGAATGAGTCGGAAAAAGAGATGGCTAATCAATTTTTAGCAAAGTTGGTTAATCCGGCTTATGAGAAGTTTTCTGTGGAACGCAATCGGGCTGAGTATTTGTTTATTCTGACACAAATGGGGAAGAGATTTGCCCAAGAACCAGGAGCAATTAGACTGAAGACGGAATCGGGGCGGCAATTGTTAGCTGCGCCTAATGTGAGTATGGCATATAAGCAGGCGATCGCTAAAATTGCCCCAACTCAATTTAGTGATTTGCAACAAGTACACAAAATCATTGCTGAGGTTAGTGAGCTAAATCTAGTTTATCTGATGCGGGTGGCTGGACAGTCAATGAATAAGTCCGCACCTAGTCAACCTCAAGGTTCTGCCCCAAATTTACCACCAACGCCAACCTCCCCACCCGAAGAAGAGTCAATCGTAGAACAATACCTGCGTCGCGCTCAAGTTTTATTAGAAAAAAACCAATTGTCCCCAGCCAAAGTAGAATTACAAGATGCCTTAAAGTTAGAACCGCGAAATAGTCATTGCCATAGCTTGATGGCAATGGTACATTTACGGGAAAATCAACTGAAAATGGCAAAAATTCACTTTGATAACGCCCTGAAGTTAGATCCCAATGAGAAAATCGCTTTGGAATGGAAACCCAAAGTAGATCAAGCTTTAGGAATTACAAACAGTGGTTCTCAAGTGAGTTCCGCTTCTAAAACTGAAGAGAAGCAACCAGATAAGTCTGGAAAAGGTGGTTTGTTTGGCGGTTTGTTTGGTGGGAAGAAAAAATAA
- a CDS encoding ATP phosphoribosyltransferase regulatory subunit produces the protein MVYQPAAGARDLLPLDVAQKRWIEDRLEQVFQRWGYHRIITSTLERMDTLMAGEAIQRQMVIQLQNSQNEELGLRPELTASIARTVVTRMADATYPQRLYYNANVFRRNWEGRHNRQQEYYQAGVELLGAEGLLANGEVLLLVADCLTALDLKDWRLILGEAGITRSLLNAFPPEIRNQVRRAIANLDRVTIDTLPLEEELRQRAKIMLDLRGDSKDVLQKVSSLHLEPDQHEAINNLRSLVELLDGKFPLILDLSLIQTIDYYTGLVFEVVSETNSQAQILGSGGRYDQLLGLYHPQKENIPGIGFELNIDDLYQILLSNQQLPQDIPASNWLVVPETPGAEAAAFAYADKLRNSTNLVRVEIDLGGRDTAGIRQYASDRSITQIAWIKADGSHTIEPGIIP, from the coding sequence ATGGTGTATCAACCAGCAGCGGGAGCAAGGGATCTATTACCTTTAGATGTGGCGCAAAAACGCTGGATTGAAGATAGATTAGAACAGGTGTTTCAACGGTGGGGATATCACAGGATTATCACCTCAACTTTGGAACGAATGGATACTCTGATGGCTGGTGAAGCTATTCAGCGTCAGATGGTGATTCAACTCCAAAATAGTCAAAATGAAGAATTGGGGTTGCGTCCAGAATTGACTGCCTCTATCGCTCGCACAGTGGTAACTCGCATGGCAGATGCCACTTATCCCCAGCGACTATATTACAATGCTAATGTTTTCCGCCGCAATTGGGAAGGCCGCCATAATCGTCAGCAGGAGTATTATCAAGCTGGGGTGGAGTTACTGGGTGCTGAGGGATTATTAGCCAATGGGGAAGTGTTGCTGCTGGTAGCAGACTGTTTAACAGCATTGGATTTAAAAGATTGGCGGTTAATTTTGGGGGAAGCGGGAATTACTCGTTCTTTGCTGAATGCTTTTCCCCCGGAAATCAGAAATCAAGTCCGCAGGGCGATCGCTAATTTAGATCGCGTGACTATTGATACTTTGCCTCTAGAGGAAGAACTCCGCCAACGCGCTAAAATTATGTTGGATTTGCGGGGTGATAGTAAAGATGTTTTACAAAAGGTCAGTAGTTTACATCTAGAACCAGATCAGCACGAGGCAATAAATAACCTCAGATCCCTAGTGGAATTACTAGATGGTAAATTCCCTTTAATCCTTGACTTGAGCCTAATTCAAACCATTGATTACTACACAGGTTTGGTTTTTGAAGTAGTGAGCGAGACAAATTCCCAAGCACAGATTTTAGGAAGTGGTGGGCGTTATGACCAATTATTAGGTTTATACCATCCCCAGAAGGAAAATATTCCCGGTATCGGCTTTGAATTGAATATTGATGATTTATACCAAATTCTCCTATCAAATCAGCAATTACCCCAGGATATTCCCGCTAGTAATTGGTTAGTAGTTCCAGAAACCCCCGGCGCTGAAGCTGCGGCTTTTGCCTATGCCGATAAATTACGTAATTCCACTAATTTAGTGAGAGTAGAAATAGACCTGGGAGGTAGGGACACAGCAGGGATTCGTCAATATGCAAGCGATCGCTCCATTACCCAAATAGCCTGGATTAAAGCCGACGGTTCACACACCATTGAACCCGGAATCATCCCGTAG
- a CDS encoding indolepyruvate ferredoxin oxidoreductase subunit alpha: MPHTIVTDVCEGVADCVSACPVACIHPGPGKNVKGTDWYWIDFATCIDCGICLQVCPVENAILAEERPELQKIVN; this comes from the coding sequence ATGCCACATACCATTGTTACAGACGTTTGTGAAGGTGTTGCTGACTGCGTAAGTGCTTGTCCTGTAGCTTGTATTCATCCAGGTCCAGGAAAAAACGTTAAAGGCACAGATTGGTACTGGATTGACTTTGCTACCTGTATTGATTGTGGTATCTGTTTGCAAGTTTGCCCCGTAGAAAACGCAATTTTGGCAGAAGAAAGACCAGAATTGCAGAAAATAGTAAATTAG
- a CDS encoding ABC transporter ATP-binding protein, which translates to MTNNYLLNVENVHAGYIKDVDILQGVNFHIAPGELVTVIGPNGAGKSTLVKTIFGLLTPHTGTITFKDQNLIGLKSNQIVAKGMSYVPQIANVFPSLTIDENLEMGAFVRDVPLKPLKDKIYTMFPRLSDRRRQRAGTLSGGERQMLAMGKALMLEPSLLLLDEPSAALSPILVTQVFEQIKQIKKSGTAIVLVEQNARKALEMADRGYVLESGRDAISGPGRELLNNPKVGELYLGAGKGH; encoded by the coding sequence ATGACTAATAACTATTTATTAAACGTAGAAAATGTCCACGCTGGATATATTAAAGATGTAGATATTTTGCAAGGTGTCAACTTTCACATTGCACCAGGAGAATTAGTCACAGTAATTGGTCCCAATGGTGCAGGTAAATCCACCTTAGTAAAAACCATTTTTGGACTTTTGACACCCCACACCGGAACTATTACCTTTAAAGATCAGAATTTGATTGGTTTAAAATCAAATCAAATTGTCGCCAAAGGAATGTCCTATGTTCCCCAAATTGCCAACGTTTTCCCCTCTTTAACCATAGATGAAAACTTAGAAATGGGGGCTTTTGTGAGAGATGTTCCCTTGAAACCTCTTAAAGATAAAATATACACCATGTTTCCTCGATTGAGCGATCGCCGTCGTCAACGCGCAGGAACTCTTTCCGGTGGAGAAAGACAAATGTTAGCAATGGGGAAAGCATTAATGTTAGAACCCAGTTTACTCCTATTAGATGAACCCTCAGCCGCATTATCTCCCATTTTGGTAACTCAAGTATTTGAGCAAATTAAACAAATTAAAAAATCGGGGACTGCGATAGTTTTAGTTGAACAAAATGCCAGAAAAGCCTTAGAAATGGCAGATCGTGGTTATGTGTTAGAATCAGGAAGAGATGCTATCTCAGGACCTGGTAGAGAATTATTAAATAACCCAAAAGTCGGAGAATTGTATTTAGGTGCTGGAAAGGGACATTAA
- a CDS encoding DUF2301 domain-containing membrane protein, with product MTTQTISSPAVYQGQFGEFTITQSDRQSVIIYRTGLMIAALCFAIGSGLVLFYPQPAAMPAASFAIASLTPLYTCFSIALGVSLLTIHIYMAFLHRILQLFWIIGSICAFIFGHGDSQAFAITIYNQPLTILGIGFTFAALTGIFFKEGFCFHRLETKILTPLVPLLLLGHLTGILSTPAEQVLLATWAILFLIFAIRKVIQAIPPDIGDKSVFDYLKNRRC from the coding sequence ATGACTACACAAACAATATCATCGCCGGCAGTATATCAAGGTCAATTTGGGGAGTTTACGATTACTCAGAGCGATCGCCAAAGTGTGATAATTTATCGCACAGGATTAATGATCGCCGCCCTGTGTTTTGCCATTGGTAGCGGTTTAGTCTTATTTTATCCCCAACCCGCTGCGATGCCTGCGGCGAGCTTCGCTATCGCCTCCCTGACACCTCTCTACACCTGTTTTAGTATTGCACTGGGAGTTAGTTTATTAACTATTCATATCTATATGGCATTTTTGCACCGCATTCTCCAACTTTTTTGGATAATTGGTAGCATTTGTGCCTTTATTTTTGGACATGGTGATAGTCAAGCTTTTGCAATTACTATTTATAATCAACCCCTCACCATATTAGGAATTGGTTTTACCTTTGCAGCCTTGACAGGGATCTTTTTCAAAGAAGGTTTTTGTTTTCATCGTTTAGAAACTAAAATCTTAACTCCCCTTGTTCCCCTACTATTATTAGGACATTTAACCGGAATTTTATCAACGCCAGCAGAACAAGTTTTACTAGCAACTTGGGCAATTTTATTCCTCATCTTTGCTATAAGAAAAGTAATTCAAGCTATTCCTCCCGACATTGGCGATAAATCTGTATTTGATTATTTGAAAAATCGGCGTTGCTGA